The Chitinivibrio alkaliphilus ACht1 DNA segment AAAGGATTCGGCCACCGGAAATTGATGCATGTCCCTGACCTCCTCCACCTCCCCATAATGAAAATAGAAAGAGCACTCCTTCATCAAATACCAAAGGATCTATAAACTGGATAAATCCTATTCCTCCTCCTACGATAGAATCGACAAGGGTGTCGAAATGTCGTAAATGTCTATCAAGTTTTGAGATGTTACCTTTACCAGTACTTGAAAAAAGAATTCGTGTGGAGCCGTTTCGTAGGACTTTAGACCCTGGTTTCAGAGAGAGAGACCACTCTTCAGACCAATATTCACCATCGTCCCTTGAGTAGTACATTCGCGAGTCGCTCTTGTCTTCAATCGCAAAAAACAGGGAATCGAGGAGAGAAAATTCTACTACGGGATTTCCTGTAAAAAGCACAGCATTGGCTTGTTCTGTTTCTCTTGAATAACGGCGTATCATGGAACCGCTCTGATTTGAATGGGCTGTAAGAATCATGTTTGTGTTGCCGGAAACAGCGGTTATCTTCGTACCGGGTTCTGCTTCAGTAATATGCTCCCATTGGGCCAAAGAAGCCGTTGGAAAAAGACAAAGAATGAGAAATAGTGCCATACCGGGATTACACCACCTAGGGATCATGATTTTCATGATAGTACTCCTTAAAAAATTAAAATAGAAACTGCCCCGATGGTAAAAAGAAGGTGTATGAAAGCATATCGGGATTGAATATAAGATATACATTTTTTTCTCTAAATTAAAAAAAATGTTTGCACTCTTAAAAAAAGGTTCGTGGGGATACTCTACCAATCTATGTTAGTACTGTGCCCCCCCCTTATTTACAAAATCGGCATAGGGGGGCATGTAGAACTCAAATAATCAATAGATGAAAGCAATGAACATAATGGCTCTATTCTGCGGTGTCACTGGATTGCTATGTAAAAGTAGACCATATTACAGAACGTGTCACTATACCACCTCATCCGTATTTCCAAAAATAACAAGAGAAGTCATCGTTCCACTGTACAGGTTTATCTTTACAAAAAGATCTCTGGTTTTTCACAACTAATTTCACCCGTGGTTTCCTGCGCAAGGGAATTGGGGAGTCTTGACTATTATTGATTCGTGTCTATCTTCGTTTAATTTTCCGATGATTTCAAAGCCTGTGGAAAGACAGCTGTGAAGATATCCGTCGTCTTTGCATTCCATGAGAGGCGTTTTTTCTTGTCACGTTTTTGTCGTTTTATATGCAAAATTCCACGAGTATCCTTGAGATAGGGGGATAACTATTTTTTTTGGAATTTTCGAAAATTCTATAGTACCTTACTGCAAAATGCGAAGAAACGACCTTTAAAAAGGATGATTCGGATGAGACATGTAAGATGTACGGTGCTACTTATTTTGGTGGCAGCCCTTGTGGCAAGTGTTGTGGCTGAGAGTATGGGCCGAAGACCTATCTCGAGTATACCCACAGGAAAAAATATATTGCCTTAACCTTTGATGATGGACCTAATACCAATGAAACGGTTCAGATTCTTGATGAGGTGAAGCGTCTTGATCCCGAGGCTCGGGTAACCTTTTATATTAACGGTGATCAGGTGAATGATGAAACCATACCTGTAATGAGGCGTGCTACCGCAGAAGGACATGATGTAGACAATCATGGCTATTACCACTACTCTCATGGCGGAGCTCATTCCGATTCGAGGGATGATCAGGGCAACCAAGTAATCTTGGAAACGCCCGAAGAGGCTCGGGAGAATATTCAGCGAAATTCCGAATTGATTTATGACATAACGGGGTACTGGCCCTTTTCTTTCCGCGCGCCCTTTTTTGAGTGGGGAAGCCAGCTGGAAGGCCTTGACAGAAAGCTCAATATGCCCTTTGTACATGCTATTTATGATACAAATGACTGGAGTGTTAGCAACCAAGAAGATCCCGAAGGGATGGCTGCGGAGCTTCTTTCCAGTGATCGGGTTCGTTGTGGTACCATTATTCTTATGCATGATGCCCCTGCTGGAAGAAGACAGGGTACGGTTGATGCGTTGCAACACTTTATTCCCCAGCTGGTTGAGCGAGGGTATGTGTTTGTGACAGTGCGAGAGCTTTTTGCCATGAAACAAATGCAGCCTGAATTGTTTATTCCCCGGGATACGTGGAACCCCAATCCACGGGTACCCTTTGACGCAGACGACAATAGTGGAAGATACAGCCATGTTGATTTCTGGCCCGACCATGATACGTGGTGGGAAAATGATTGGTGGACCAACCCTACTCCCCCATGGGAACGAGATCTCGATGATGACAGTGGCGATTCCGATGATGAAATTACAACCTACACAATACAGGTTGATGGCGGATCTGCAAGCGCCGTACGGGCCCAGGAGGGAGAGATCGTAGATCTCACGGTGGGTACAGCCCCCGAAGGAAAGCGGTTTTTAGAATGGCGTGTTGTTTCAGGTGATATTTCTATTACGGATAACTCTTTTGAAGTTGGTACATCCAACGTTGTTATTGAGGCAGTCTGGGAATCAATTGGTGGTGATGATGATTCGTATATTGCGCTGCTTCCTTGGGAGTGGGCACAATGGGATGGCTACGCTGATACCACTTCCTCGGTAGAGATACACTCTGATGGTACAGAAGGTGATCTTGTGGCTGATTTAAATCGTGGAGAAAGCAATTCATATCTTGGGTTACTTCTCTGGCTGGAAGAGAGTGTTGATTTCTCAGATGCTACGGGCATGGAGGTTACCTATTCTGCCGATCGGGATTTCCGACTTGTTCTTTCAGATACCACCTCCTATGAAGATGGTGGCTGGGAGCCCTGTGGTGTTGTATTGCCTGCGGGGCAAGAGCGCACTGCAACCCTTTCCATAGAAGATGTAAGAAAGGGACTTCCCTCCGTATCTCCCGAAGGGGTGAAGGGTATTACCTTTTACCACACCGATAACGGGGAAGAGCTTACTCTTACCGTGACAAGCATGAGACTCTTTGGAGCCGAGTTTCTCACAGACGAGGAAACGTCTCGTATCTCTACGGATCACCAGAGAGTTCGGGATTCAGAAATTTCCATTGCAGGAATTAGTGGAACTCGATTGAACCTCAATGTTCCAGCTGCAGGAACATATACAGTGACAATCCACAGTGTAGATGGTAAGTTACTCTCACTGCGTGAGGTCAAACTGTCTCGTGGAGAAAATGCGGTTGGCTTAGACAATACCATGGCACGTGGCCCGGCAATTGTCCGTGTACAGGGCTCTAATATCCAGGCGGTGAAGAGAACCATTGTGCGATAAGAGCAGACATCATAGTGCAGAAAAAGGTAGGGGGTTCCCTACCTTTTTCTGTATCTCTTCGCAGGAGAGTGTAAGGAATTTTTTTTGGAGAACGGCAGGGTGTGGGTGTCGAATCTCTACGTGTCCCCTTGGCATATGACAAAAAGAGAAACAAGTAGTACAGTATGCAGAGAAATATACCTATATTGTGAGTGTGATGAATAGGATGAATCTTAAAGAGGAGTTTGTATGAAACAGGGGCGTATTTCTTTCTGCCTTATACGTAAAACCGCATCGTTTCTTTTGGGAAGTGCTTTGATTGGGGGGATTATTCGACGGTGTAGACACCATTCCTGCTTGTGTAAAAATGGAAATGTCAACCAAGAGCACGGAGAGTCTGCGGGCGTACAATCTCCCTTGGAGCTCTTAAAAAAACGGTATGTTCTGGGTGAAATATCCCGGAAAGAGTTTGAGCAAATGCGCCGGGATATTTCCGAGTAATTCCTATGGCTCCTTGATCAAGGAGCCAACTGAAATTTGCCCATAAGGGCGTGCAGGCTTTCTACTTCTTGATAGAGTTCTTCCGTTGATGAAGCGATATCCTCTGAGCTTGCGGCTGTTTCTTGCGTAATCTCATCAATTTCCTGTAAGGCTGTACTAATTTCCCGTACTCCCTGAGCTTGATCATGGGAGTAGTGTGATACCTTTTCAACTTCTGCCAAGAGCCCTTCCACTTGTTGTGTTACCGTATCCAGCATTTCCTGGGTTTCCTTGGCAATACGACTTCCCTCTTCAACAGTATTGGTCGAGGTTTCTACAAGCTCCCGTGTTTCACGGGCGGCCTTTCCACTGCGTGAGGCGAGGCTCCGTACTTCCTCGGCAACCACGGCAAATCCCTTGCCATGATGACCGGCACGAGCAGCTTCAACAGCAGCATTTAAGGCAAGAAGATTTGTTTGAAAGGCAATATCCTCAATAAGTTTTGAGACCGTTCGTATCTGCGCGCTCGATTTTTCAATATTTCCCATGGATGTAACCATCTCATGCATATGTTGCTGTCCTTCTACAACAATACTACTTGTTTCACGCCCCTGTTTTGTTGCGGTCGTGGTGATACGGGCATTTTCTTGTGCCTGACTTCCAATTTGCGTTACCGTGGCGCTAATTTCTTCAAGGTTTGCCGCGGTATTTGTAGCACGTTCACTGAGTTTCTCTGCTTCACCCTGTATGGACTCGGCACCCCGTGTTACGGTATTCACGAGGGATGCTCCCTTTTTCAAGGTTTCTCCCACGGTTGTTACCATACGGTTGAGGGAGTCTCCTAAGGTATCTACGGAAGAAGAGAGGGGAACTTTTTGCGTCCAGTCTCCCTTCGCAATAGTATCGGTAAGTCCCGTTTTTTCTTCAAGTCCGTGGGCAAGATGGTTTAAGGCTCGAATCATTTCTCCTATCTCGTCATTTCTTTCTTGCGGAACCCGTTTTGAGAAATCCCCCTTTGCCAAGGTGTGAAGAATGCCTGAGCAGCGTGAGATAGGCACCGTCACGGTTCGAATGATCCAGCGTCCTGCAAACACAGAAAGGGCAATAAGCAGTATGAGTGCTATGGTCGTAATGCGCCGTATACGGCTAACAAACCCCGGGATTGACTTCCGTGCTCCGGAGACCCCCTCCTGGGTAAGCTTCGTTGCGGCATGGGCGAGAGAGTCAACCTGAAGTACCGCCTCTTGGATGGCCGAAGAAGCAGATGACGAGGCCCTGTCTTCGTGATTATTCTGTATGGTATGGAGAGCTGCAATGGCTGTATCAGCCTTTGTGTGTACGCCTTCGCCGAGTTGCCAGAAGACGCCAGCGTGACGTTCTTCTTCATTCGAGACGGTCTCGGTGAAATAGTCAAATATAGGTATGATGTTTTTCTGGGCGTGGCGATACTGCTTTTGTGCTTGTTGCAACAGATGTGTGTCCTTTTCATGGAGGTAGGCATATCCATACATGCGTCCCC contains these protein-coding regions:
- a CDS encoding SHOCT domain-containing protein; amino-acid sequence: MKQGRISFCLIRKTASFLLGSALIGGIIRRCRHHSCLCKNGNVNQEHGESAGVQSPLELLKKRYVLGEISRKEFEQMRRDISE
- a CDS encoding methyl-accepting chemotaxis protein, which produces MKKIASIPFRLYAMLSSILIIFGILSISSTQLWNRIHRINSVVSDIITVETHLERGRMYGYAYLHEKDTHLLQQAQKQYRHAQKNIIPIFDYFTETVSNEEERHAGVFWQLGEGVHTKADTAIAALHTIQNNHEDRASSSASSAIQEAVLQVDSLAHAATKLTQEGVSGARKSIPGFVSRIRRITTIALILLIALSVFAGRWIIRTVTVPISRCSGILHTLAKGDFSKRVPQERNDEIGEMIRALNHLAHGLEEKTGLTDTIAKGDWTQKVPLSSSVDTLGDSLNRMVTTVGETLKKGASLVNTVTRGAESIQGEAEKLSERATNTAANLEEISATVTQIGSQAQENARITTTATKQGRETSSIVVEGQQHMHEMVTSMGNIEKSSAQIRTVSKLIEDIAFQTNLLALNAAVEAARAGHHGKGFAVVAEEVRSLASRSGKAARETRELVETSTNTVEEGSRIAKETQEMLDTVTQQVEGLLAEVEKVSHYSHDQAQGVREISTALQEIDEITQETAASSEDIASSTEELYQEVESLHALMGKFQLAP